Proteins found in one Lepisosteus oculatus isolate fLepOcu1 chromosome 22, fLepOcu1.hap2, whole genome shotgun sequence genomic segment:
- the cenpe gene encoding centromere-associated protein E isoform X3: MAGESAVKVCVRVRPLIQREEAEVSNVESVPIYWKTDQQTVYQVDGPKTFSFDRVFNVNESTSQVYDEVAKPLVISAIKGYNGTIFAYGQTSSGKTFTMMGSNESLGVIPLAIHDIFETIAQSQNMEFLLRVSYMEIYNETVTDLLVDSTKRKPLEIREGINRTVYVADLTEEVVVSASQVLEWIKKGEKNRHYGDTKMNQRSSRSHTIFRMILESRERSDPSSGEIADQAVMVSHLNLVDLAGSERASQTGAEGLRLKEGCNINRSLFTLGQVIKKLTDGNGGGFTNYRDSKLTRILQNSLGGNAKTVIICTITPATVEETLSTLQFASTAKHMKNDPHVNEVLDDGALMRRYRNEIVDLKRRLEEVSSETRMQATEKEVLAQLLQEKDQLQKEQEDRIRNLTKIVITSSSFAINDVKIRSKRRMTWGGKLLRGRQSEGFHFGDIGFLEHATKRKKSDLSALIEPDDTLDIEGEDVWQHNIEDFPFDVEMNMSNVSVRRSKVVQSTVSDVSASTPNSLSSQIQLSEVKERIAGLEEELQKKIRETWEAVEKQNAAEKRVSELEEALKAQDPRGEGSHVEGCREALCKMYEKDFRDTIQLCETLVAEKEELSAKLNLLKEELDALWKEKEGLQQEKVRLQQEIIEKEEQHEFNILEQEVHKQSETELAKEITSLKMELENSGVCIQNLKAELEAKSNELQNKEEWIAELENMGGKDLTEQIRNLKHSLGDAEAVSRDTKKEWAFLRSENLTLKERENDMAARYKQMEVEVNQLRSQLESEKMRFKRMETDLQKELLMAFEENAKLNTLLDGKVPKNLIERLDLEKSVAELKKELEKSQEGERALQTEVNSLSALKNLPDKVDDLMKQVCDVSNELCATRVERDDLLSAKVERDEEIQRLTEAVQQVTEDLRETQTKLSEADQKMANLSEQHSAVQAQYVEVAEDCEKLKTELESSSIEKQQCLNGMEDLKLQVLNVSEELQLVNSERDSLLLEKRDSTQRTEADLQELRTHVASLTQEREQLQEILESVRAEKSQLKADLEEKMVETQEELRQQQQLISDLKTQRGERETQLEQQINDLSGELKLVSSDRDSLLSERRDSAHRPEEKLEEMRSHITSLTQEREQLQEILESVRAEKSQLKAELEEKMVETQEELRQQQQLISDLKTQSGERETQLEDQVNELSEKLKLVSCERDSLLSERRDSGHRPEEELEELRTHITSLTQEREQLQEILESVRAEKSQLKIDLEENVEMMIETQEELREAQEKIGLQKQMVEDLRMQLTQNESQMGKSGGENISSDMTALQDKVNELSEQLQLVSSERDSLLLEKRDSTQRTEADLQELRTHITSLTQEREQLQEILESVRAEKSQLQAELEEKMVETQEELRQQQQLISDLKTQRGERETQLEQQINDLSEELKLVSSERDSLLSERRDSAHRPEEELEELRTHITSLTQEREQLQEILESVRAEKSQLKAELEENVEMNVEAQSALHCAQEEIRQQQELISDLKTQSAESESDLEHKMRDVNEQLRLVSSERDSLLSERRDSAHRPEEELEELRTHIASLTQEKEQLQETLESVRAEKSQLQAELENVEVLRDLNEQLRLVSSERDSLLSERRDSAHRPEAELEEMRSHITSLTQEREQLQETLESVRAEKSRLQAELEENVEMAVESQAELQKQQQLMADFRSQSAEQLTQLEQQLKELNERLKLVTSERDAFLSERTDSAQMSAVEVEELRRHIASLAEERDQLQEILESVRAEKQQLKADLEENVEMSVETQEELRQQQQLMTDLKIQTAEKEAWLQQQITELSEKLKLVSSERDSLPSERRDSGHRPEAELEEMRSHIASLTQEREQLQEILESVRAEKSQLKAELEEKMVETQEELRQQQQLISDLKTQREERETQLEQQVNELSEQLKLVSSESETLLSEKRDSTRRTEAELEELRTHITSLTQEREQLQETLESVRAEKSQLQAELEEKINKLNEELKLMSSQHDTLLSESRNSTRRTGAELEELRTHITSLTQEREQLQETLESVRAEKSQLKADLEENISVAVETQAELCRAQDELRTQQELISDLKTQRTKRETQLDLKVNELSEQLQLVNSERDSLLLEKRDSTQRTESDLQELRTHITSLTQEREQLQETLESVRAEKSQLNSLEDAVSKLQIELHQVQGELNKKEQEAEELKGLVADKEVQLNSMQESLSAKVSVFQQLVQGQERALEERDRSLAELQGKVAALAQERQQLQGSLEHLREQLESQTEKHQALIAEFELQSQASVSEDQRQSQRLKESEEQYQECLKRFQLQIDQFKSCAKNISALLNKDTTSQSKLVRQFVSSLPAEQSKSMLKLNSGISKINTDLVLRLRQQACVYSSIAEIHKDHFETALQHSIASFEERKLHDLLIQRIQRASGSSSEHVSQQAQRASDLLEERQRQVQEMTEILAELEDGLSCHATSRAQEHPIQEEINRTLKALCAAPTAGFVELEQVLQKENTRMTEKLQQTTQVLEGLKAKYYDIKERCQALLAKSTAELKEQRDRSQTLLVELDDGSPKKGSEVLQENLLLLERLEGSEKEIKTMQLKIKKLEGSLAGAEAKAADRKRAADGMQMELQKLVAQVKERDESISTLRRSLSELEKKAEKGASPYIEELETLRSKLVKMEMERTGLLKKQEQTVAAMTAALEHRDESLRKLKETLRKSQQDQEASFVADEKPHTKAPVTCGGGSGIVQSTMMLMIKAEKAKLEAEVHQQKKKIGQMESVVSSLQAEASKWKGRARKLKETSGLKGSLSEMETLCDNQPNVSPRTPTKRRQVTSEGFILDSPKSKFFDSRSGSLSVACPKQFFDNSTLGTIPDVNPTAEPNSEGDWWSLAPQKDGAENCKTQ; encoded by the exons ATGGCAGGAGAATCGGCAGTTAAAGTTTGTGTGAGGGTTCGTCCGCTAATTCAGAG GGAAGAAGCTGAGGTGTCAAATGTAGAGTCCGTGCCAATATATTGGAAAACCGATCAACAGACTGTTTACCAGGTTGATGGCCCGAAAACGTTCAGCTTTG ACAGAGTCTTTAATGTCAACGAATCAACGTCTCAGGTTTACGATGAAGTTGCCAAGCCTCTCGTCATTTCTGCTATCAAAGGCTACAATG GCACTATCTTTGCATATGGGCAAACCTCTTCAGGAAAGACTTTCACAATGATGGGCAGTAATGAGTCTCTGGGAGTAATACCTCTGGCAATCCATGACATATTTGAAACCATTGCACAG TCTCAAAACATGGAGTTTCTGCTGCGTGTGTCCTACATGGAAATCTACAACGAGACAGTTACAGACCTGCTGGTTGACAGTACCAAGAGGAAACCTCTGGAAATCCGAGAAGGGATCAAT agaactgtttATGTAGCAGATCTTACCGAAGAAGTTGTCGTATCAGCTAGTCAAGTCCTGGAATGGATTAAGAAGGGAGAAA AAAATCGACATTATGGGGACACCAAAATGAATCAACGAAGTAGCCGGTCCCATACTATTTTCAGAATG attttggaGAGCCGTGAACGGAGCGATCCCTCTAGTGGGGAAATTGCAGATCAGGCAGTCATGGTTTCCCATCTG AATTTGGTGGACTTGGCAGGCAGTGAAAGAGCCAGCCAGACAGGGGCTGAAG GCTTGCGATTGAAAGAAGGGTGCAACATAAATCGCAGCTTATTTACTCTGGGCCAGGTTATCAAAAAACTGACTGATGGTAATGGTGG GGGTTTTACCAATTACAGGGACAGTAAACTCACCAGGATTCTGCAGAACTCTCTTGGTGGTAATGCCAAGACTGTGATTATTTGCACCATTACTCCAGCCACAGTGGAAGAAACCCTCAGCACTCTTCAG TTTGCCAGTACAGCTAAGCACATGAAAAATGATCCACATGTTAACGAGGTGCTGGATGATGGAGCACTGATGAGGAGatacagaaatgaaattgtGGATCTGAAAAGACGTCTGGAAGAG GTTTCTTCTGAGACACGAATGCAAGCAACCGAGAAGGAAGTCCTGGCCCAGCTGCTGCAGGAAAAAGACCAGCTTCAGAAGGAGCAGGAGGACAGAATTAGGAACTTGACAAAGATCGTCATTACCTCTTCCAGTTTTGCCATCAATGATGTAAAG ATCCGGAGCAAGAGGAGGATGACATGGGGTGGAAAACTGCTGCGAGGAAGGCAGTCCGAAGGCTTTCATTTCGGAGACATTGGCTTTCTTGAACACGCCACCAAAAGAAAGAAATCGGACTTATCTGCATTAATAGAACCAGATGACA CATTAGACATCGAGGGAGAGGACGTGTGGCAACATAACATTGAAGATTTCCCCTTTGACGTGGAGATGAACATGAGCAACGTGTCTGTGCGCAGGAGCAAGGTTGTACAGTCCACGGTTTCCGATGTTTCGGCATCCACTCCAAATAG TTTGTCTTCTCAGATCCAGCTGAGCGAAGTGAAGGAAAGGATCGCGGGTTTGGAGGAGGAGCTGCAGAAGAAGATCCGGGAGACGTGGGAAGCCGTGGAAAAGCAGAACGCAGCGGAGAAGCGGGTGTCCGAGCTGGAGGAGGCCTTGAAGGCGCAGGACCCCCGGGGTGAAGGGAGCCATGTGGAGGGCTGCCGCGAGGCTCTTTGTAAAATG TACGAAAAGGATTTTAGAGACACTATTCAGCTCTGTGAGACTCTGGTGGCTGAGAAG gaggagctgagtgCAAAGCTGAACTTGCTGAAGGAGGAGCTGGACGCTTTGTGGAAGGAAAAGGAAGGGCTGCAGCAGGAGAAAGTGCGCCTTCAGCAGGAGATCATTGAGAAGGAAGAGCAGCACGAGTTCAACATTTTAGAGCAGGAGGTCCACAAGCAGTCTGAG ACTGAGTTAGCGAAAGAAATCACCAGCTTAAAGATGGAGCTAGAGAATTCTGGTGTGTGCATCCAAAATCTGAAG GCTGAGTTGGAGGCAAAATCCAATGAACTGCAAAACAAAGAGGAGTGGATTGCAGAACTTGAGAATATG GGCGGCAAGGACTTAACGGAGCAGATCCGGAACCTGAAGCACTCTCTCGGCGATGCGGAGGCAGTGAGCCGCGACACGAAGAAGGAGTGGGCCTTCCTGCGCAGTGAGAACCTGACGCTGAAGGAGAGGGAG AACGACATGGCAGCCAGGTATAAGCagatggaggtggaggtgaaccAGCTGCGCAGCCAACTGGAGTCGGAGAAGATGCGCTTTAAAAGGATGGAGACGGACCTGCAGAAAGAGCTCCTGATGGCTTTTGAAGAAAACGCCAAGCTGAACACCCTTCTGGATGGGAAAGTCCCCAAAA ATCTCATTGAGCGTTTAGATCTGGAGAAAAGCGTTGCAGAGCTCAAGAAAGAGCTGGAAAAATCCCAGGAAGGGGAGAGAGCCTTGCAAACCGAAGTTaattctctctctgctctcaaGAACCTTCCTGACAAGGTGGATGACTTGATGAAACAG GTGTGTGACGTCTCTAATGAGTTATGTGCCACCCGGGTGGAACGGGACGACCTGCTCTCTGCAAAAGTGGAAAGAGATGAGGAAATCCAGAGGCTGACAGAAGCTGTGCAGCAAGTAACCGAAGACCTGAGGGAAACGCAAACAAAGCTAAGTGAGGCAGACCAGAAGATGGCAAATCTGTCCGAACAGCACAGCGCAGTGCAGGCACAGTATGTGGAGGTTGCTGAAGACTGTGAGAAGCTCAAAACTGAATTGGAGAGCTCGTCTATAGAAAAACAGCAATGTCTAAATGGAATGGAAGACCTGAAACTACAG GTTTTAAATGTATCGGAAGAGCTGCAGTTGGTGAACAGCGAGCGGGATTCTCTCCTGTTGGAGAAGAGAGACTCGACTCAGAGAACTGAGGCTGACCTGCAGGAGCTGAGGACCCACGTCGCCTCCCTCACTCAGGAGAGAGAGCAGCTGCAGGAAATCCTGGAGTCGGTCCGGGCGGAGAAGAGCCAGCTGAAGGCCGACCTGGAGGAGAAG ATGGTGGAGACCCAGGAAGAGctcagacagcagcagcagctcatcTCTGACCTGAAGACccagaggggggagagagaaacTCAACTGGAGCAACAG ATAAATGACTTGAGTGGGGAACTGAAGCTGGTGAGCAGCGACAGAGACTCGCTCCTGTCTGAGAGGAGAGACTCTGCTCACAGACCAGAGGAAAAACTGGAGGAGATGAGGTCCCACATCACCTCCCTCACTCAGGAGAGAGAGCAGCTGCAGGAAATCCTGGAGTCAGTCCGGGCTGAGAAGAGTCAGCTGAAGGCCGAGCTGGAGGAGAAG ATGGTGGAGACCCAGGAAGAGctcagacagcagcagcagctcatcTCTGACCTGAAGACCCAGAGTGGGGAGAGAGAAACTCAACTGGAGGACCAG GTGAATGAGTTGAGTGAGAAGCTGAAGCTGGTGAGCTGTGAGAGAGACTCTCTCCTGTCTGAGAGGAGAGACTCTGGTCACAGACCAGAGGAAGAACTGGAGGAGCTGAGGACCCACATCACCTCCCTCACTCAGGAGAGAGAGCAGCTGCAGGAAATCCTGGAGTCAGTGCGGGCTGAGAAGAGTCAGCTGAAGATAGACTTGGAGGAGAATGTTGAGATG ATGATTGAAACTCAAGAAGAACTAAGAGAGGCCCAAGAAAAGATTGGACTGCAAAAGCAAATGGTTGAGGACTTGAGGATGCAGCTGACGCAGAATGAATCTCAGATGGGGAAGAGTGGCGGAGAAAACATTTCATCCGACATGACAGCCTTGCAAGATAAA GTGAATGAGTTGAGTGAGCAGCTGCAGTTGGTGAGCAGCGAGCGGGATTCTCTTCTGTTGGAGAAGAGAGACTCGACTCAGAGAACCGAGGCTGACCTGCAGGAGCTGAGGACCCACATCACCTCCCTCACTCAGGAGAGAGAGCAGCTGCAGGAAATCCTGGAGTCAGTCCGGGCTGAGAAGAGTCAGCTGCAGGCCGAGCTGGAGGAGAAG ATGGTGGAGACCCAGGAAGAGctcagacagcagcagcagctcatcTCTGACCTGAAGACccagaggggggagagagaaacTCAACTGGAGCAGCAG ATAAATGACTTGAGTGAGGAACTGAAGTTGGTGAGCAGTGAGAGAGACTCGCTCCTGTCTGAGAGGAGAGACTCTGCTCACAGACCAGAGGAAGAACTGGAGGAGCTGAGGACCCACATCACCTCCCTCACTCAGGAGAGAGAGCAGCTGCAGGAAATCCTGGAGTCAGTGCGGGCTGAGAAGAGTCAGCTGAAGGCCGAGCTGGAGGAGAATGTTGAAATG aATGTTGAGGCCCAGAGTGCACTTCACTGTGCCCAAGAAGAGATCAGGCAACAGCAGGAATTAATCTCAGACCTTAAAACCCAGAGTGCGGAGAGTGAATCTGACCTGGAGCACAAG ATGAGAGACGTGAACGAGCAACTGAGGTTGGTGAGCAGTGAGAGAGACTCTCTCCTGTCCGAGAGGAGAGACTCTGCTCACAGACCAGAGGAAGAACTGGAGGAGCTGAGGACCCACATCGCCTCCCTCACTCAGGAGAAAGAGCAGCTGCAGGAAACCCTGGAGTCAGTCCGGGCTGAGAAGAGTCAGCTGCAGGCCGAGCTGGAGAATGTCGAGGTG TTGAGAGACTTGAATGAGCAACTCAGACTAGTGAGCAGTGAGAGAGACTCTCTCCTGTCTGAGAGGAGAGACTCTGCTCACAGACCAGAGGCTGAGCTGGAGGAGATGAGGTCCCACATCACCTCCCTCACTCAGGAGAGAGAGCAGCTGCAGGAAACCCTGGAGTCAGTTCGGGCTGAGAAGAGTCGGCTACAGGCCGAGCTGGAGGAGAATGTTGAGATG gCTGTTGAGAGCCAAGCAGAGCTGCAAAAGCAGCAGCAACTGATGGCTGACTTCAGGTCCCAGAGTGCAGAGCAGTTAACACAGCTGGAACAGCAG CTGAAGGAGTTGAATGAGCGGCTGAAGCTGGTGACCAGCGAGCGTGATGCCTTCCTATCGGAGAGAACAGACTCTGCTCAGATGTCCGCTGTTGAAgtggaggagctgaggaggcaCATTGCTTCACTCGCAGAGGAGAGAGACCAGCTGCAGGAAATCCTGGAGTCAGTCCGGGCCGAGAAGCAGCAGCTCAAGGCCGACCTGGAGGAGAATGTTGAGATG TCTGTTGAAACTCAAGAAGaactcagacagcagcagcagctgatgACGGACCTTAAGATCCAGACTGCGGAGAAGGAAGCATGGCTGCAACAGCAG ATAACAGAGTTGAGTGAGAAGCTGAAGCTGGTGAGCAGTGAGAGAGACTCTCTCCCGTCCGAGAGGAGAGACTCTGGTCACAGACCAGAGGCAGAACTGGAGGAGATGAGGTCCCACATCGCCTCCCTCACTCAGGAGAGAGAGCAACTGCAGGAAATCCTGGAGTCAGTCCGGGCGGAGAAGAGTCAGCTGAAGGCCGAGCTGGAGGAGAAG ATGGTGGAGACCCAGGAAGAGctcagacagcagcagcagctcatcTCTGACCTGAAGAcccagagggaggagagagaaactcaaCTGGAGCAGCAG GTGAATGAGTTGAGTGAGCAGCTGAAGTTGGTGAGCAGTGAGAGCGAGACACTCCTGTCTGAGAAGAGGGATTCGACTCGGAGAACTGAGGCAGAACTAGAGGAGCTGAGGACCCACATCACCTCCCTCACGCAGGAGAGAGAGCAGCTGCAGGAAACCCTGGAGTCAGTCCGGGCGGAGAAGAGCCAGCTGCAGGCCGAGCTGGAGGAGAAG ATAAATAAATTGAATGAGGAACTGAAGTTGATGAGCAGTCAGCATGACACTCTCCTGTCCGAGAGCAGAAACTCAACTCGGAGAACCGGGGCTGAACTGGAGGAGCTGAGGACCCACATCACCTCCCTCACTCAGGAGAGAGAGCAGCTGCAGGAAACCCTGGAGTCAGTCCGGGCTGAGAAGAGTCAGCTGAAGGCTGACCTGGAGGAGAATATATCGGTG GCTGTAGAGACTCAAGCTGAACTTTGCCGTGCTCAGGATGAGCTGAGAACTCAGCAGGAGCTGATCTCTGACCTCAAGACTCAGAGAACTAAGAGAGAAACTCAACTGGACCTCAAG GTGAATGAGTTGAGTGAGCAGCTGCAGTTGGTGAACAGCGAGCGAGATTCTCTCCTGTTGGAGAAGAGAGACTCGACTCAGAGAACCGAGTCTGACCTGCAGGAGCTGAGGACCCACATCACCTCCCTCACTCAGGAGAGAGAGCAGCTGCAGGAAACCCTGGAGTCAGTCCGGGCTGAGAAGAGCCAGCTCAACTCACTGGAAGATGCTGTATCCAAa TTGCAGATAGAATTACACCAAGTCCAGGGTGAGCTGAACAAGAAGGAGCAGGAAGCTGAGGAGCTCAAAGGCCTGGTAGCAGATAAAGAAGTCCAGTTAAACTCCATGCAAGAGTCTCTGTCTGCAAAg GTGTCCGTGTTCCAGCAGCTCGTGCAGGGCCAGGAGCGCGCGCTGGAGGAGAGAGACCGCAGCCTGGCAGAGCTGCAGGGCAAGGTGGCCGCTCTGGCTCAGGAGaggcagcagctgcaggggaGCCTGGAGCACCTCAGGGAGCAGCTCGAGAGCCAGACTGAGAAACACCAGGCT ctgatTGCCGAATTTGAGCTGCAGTCACAAGCGTCTGTCAGTGAGGACCAGAGGCAGTCTCAGCGCCTTAAGGAATCAGAAGAACAATATCAG GAATGTCTGAAGAGATTTCAGCTGCAGATTGACCAGTTTAAGAGCTGTGCAAAGAACATTAGTGCTCTGCTAAATAAGGACACGACCTCTCAGAGCAAGCTGGTGCGTCAGTTTGTCTCCTCCCTGCCTGCAGAGCAGAGCAAATCCATGCTAAAGCTAAATTCCGGCAtcagtaaaataaatacagatcTTGTCCTTCGTCTGAGACAACAAGCG TGTGTGTACTCCAGTATTGCTGAAATACACAAAGATCACTTTGAGACAGCTCTCCAGCACAGCATTGCCAGCTTTGAAGAGCGCAAGCTTCATGACCTGCTGATCCAGAGGATACAGAGGGCCTCAGGCAGCAGCTCCGAACACGTCAGCCAGCAAGCACAGAGGGCGTCAGATCTCCTGGAGGAGAGGCAGAGACAGGTGCAG GAAATGACTGAAATTTTGGCAGAGCTGGAAGATGGGTTATCTTGTCACGCTACCAGTCGAGCACAAGAGCATCCGATCCAGGAGGAAATCAACAGGACTCTGAAAGCGCTGTGTGCTGCCCCTACAGCTGGGTTTGTAGAGCTGGAACAGGTCCTGCAGAAGGAGAATACCAGGATGACTGAGAAACTTCAACAAACAACACAGGTCTTAGAG gGCCTAAAAGCAAAATACTATGATATTAAGGAGAGATGCCAAGCCCTCCTTGCTAAGTCAACAGCAGAGCTAAAGGAGCAGAGGGACAGGAGTCAAACTCTGCTGGTGGAATTGGACGATGGGTCTCCCAAAAAAGGGTCCGAAGTGCTGCAGGAGAatctcctgctgctggaaagacttGAAGGgagtgaaaaggaaataaag ACAATGCAGCTGAAAATAAAGAAGCTGGAGGGATCCCTGGCTGGCGCAGAAGCCAAAGCCGCAGATCGGAAGAGAGCCGCAGACGGGATGCAGATGGAGCTGCAGAAGCTCGTGGCCCAGGTGAAGGAGAGAGATGAGTCCATCTCGACCTTGAGACGCAGCCTGAGCGAGCTGGAG aaaaAGGCAGAGAAAGGAGCGTCTCCGTATATAGAAGAGCTGGAAACCCTGAGGAGTAAACTTGTTAAAATGGAGATGGAAAGGACGGGGCTGTTGAAGAAACAAGAGCAAAC GGTGGCTGCAATGACGGCAGCCCTGGAGCACCGAGATGAGTCTCTCAGGAAGCTCAAGGAAACTCTTCGGAAATCCCAGCAGGATCAAGAGGCCTCAT TTGTCGCTGATGAAAAACCCCATACCAAGGCTCCAGTCACATGTGGTGGGGGAAGTGGGATTGTCCAAAGTACCATGATGCTCATGATCAAGGCTGAGAAAGCCAAGCTAGAAGCAGAAGTCCaccagcagaaaaagaaaattggcCAAATGGAAAG TGTGGTGTCCAGTCTGCAGGCTGAGGCGTCCAAATGGAAGGGAAGGGCAAGGAAACTGAAGGAAACGTCGGGGCTGAAAGGCTCTTTGTCCGAGATGGAGACGCTCTGTGATAACCAGCCCAATGTGTCTCCACGCACGCCTACTAAGAGAAGGCAGGTCACCTCTGAGGGCTTCATCCTGGACTCGCCCAAGAGCAAATTCTTTGACTCCCGGTCGGGATCCTTGTCCGTCGCCTGTCCAAAGCAATTTTTTGACAACTCCACTTTAGGAACAATCCCAG ATGTGAACCCGACAGCTGAGCCCAACAGTGAGGGAGACTGGTGGTCACTAGCTCCTCAGAAGGATGGAGCTGAAAActgcaaaacacaataa